Proteins from a genomic interval of Streptomyces sp. Tu6071:
- a CDS encoding SDR family NAD(P)-dependent oxidoreductase produces the protein MSEQPGTSTLPFPASGRRVLVTGAGSGLGAVLARVFARQGDTVALHCRTHASEARATAAGLPGEGHVVVPGDLATPEGAAEVVAEAAERLGGLDVLVNNAAVNTPHPPLETPYEEWVAAWQAHVSVNLLGTAHVSHQAARHMVAGGRGGRIVNIGSRGAFRGEPAHPAYGATKAAVHALGQSLALSLAPHGIAVASVAPGFFATERVAHRLSGAEGEAIRAQSPFGRVAEPEEIAEAVLWLASPAATWASGTVMDLNGASYLRT, from the coding sequence ATGAGCGAACAACCGGGCACCAGCACCCTCCCCTTCCCCGCCTCCGGCCGCCGCGTCCTCGTGACCGGCGCGGGCAGCGGTCTCGGCGCGGTCCTCGCGCGCGTCTTCGCGCGGCAGGGCGACACGGTCGCGCTGCACTGCCGCACGCACGCGAGCGAGGCGCGGGCGACGGCCGCCGGGCTGCCGGGCGAGGGGCACGTCGTGGTGCCCGGCGACCTCGCGACGCCCGAGGGCGCGGCGGAGGTCGTGGCCGAGGCGGCGGAGCGGCTCGGCGGGCTCGACGTGCTCGTCAACAACGCCGCCGTCAACACCCCGCACCCGCCCCTGGAGACCCCCTACGAGGAGTGGGTCGCCGCCTGGCAGGCGCACGTCTCCGTCAACCTGCTCGGCACCGCGCACGTGAGCCACCAAGCGGCCCGGCACATGGTCGCGGGCGGGCGCGGCGGCCGGATCGTGAACATCGGCTCGCGCGGCGCCTTCCGGGGCGAGCCCGCGCACCCCGCGTACGGGGCGACGAAGGCGGCCGTGCACGCGCTCGGCCAGTCGCTCGCGCTCTCGCTCGCCCCGCACGGCATCGCGGTCGCCTCGGTCGCCCCGGGCTTCTTCGCGACGGAACGCGTCGCGCACCGGCTGAGCGGCGCGGAGGGCGAGGCGATCCGCGCCCAGAGCCCCTTCGGCCGGGTCGCTGAGCCCGAGGAGATCGCCGAGGCGGTCCTCTGGCTCGCCTCTCCCGCCGCCACGTGGGCCTCCGGCACGGTCATGGACCTGAACGGAGCCTCGTACCTGCGCACGTGA
- a CDS encoding CsbD family protein, whose protein sequence is MSDESAMDKLKGKAKEAVGKLTGDRRKETEGKTDQAKGGAKDTMDQVKGRAQGVRDSLKGDGRSGDDKG, encoded by the coding sequence ATGAGCGACGAAAGCGCCATGGACAAGCTGAAGGGCAAGGCCAAGGAGGCCGTCGGCAAGCTCACCGGCGACCGGCGCAAGGAGACGGAGGGGAAGACCGACCAGGCCAAGGGCGGGGCCAAGGACACGATGGACCAGGTCAAGGGCCGGGCCCAGGGCGTCAGGGACTCGCTGAAGGGCGACGGGCGGAGCGGGGACGACAAGGGCTGA
- a CDS encoding TerD family protein, with translation MTPGSNIPLSAARVAVDVSAPVRLDVSGLLLTADGKVRSDDDFIFYNQPSGPGVTYTSGGGTAPDAVTVDTGAVPAAIEKIVVTASPDAAGQTFQGIEPTATVRDADSGAVLATFTPPRLGAETALVVVEVYRRNGVWKARAVGQGYANGLAGIATDFGVSVEEEPQAAPAAPQAPAPPSAPAASRAPSAPSAPSAPVAAPAPSAPAAPPAPPAPPAPGAGKINLDKGRVSLQKNQTVSLVKGGAPLLAKVKMGLGWEPAYRGKDIDLDASVIAYGPQRDLVDACYFGKLSILGGAVKHSGDNLTGEGAGDDEVIVVDLGRIPQEVTGLVFTVNSFTGQKFTEVAKAYCRLVDAATNEELVRFDLTNAEARTGVMMAKLVRQFSGEWDMTAIGEFAKARTVREMVKPAAKAL, from the coding sequence ATGACCCCTGGCTCGAACATCCCCCTCAGCGCCGCCCGTGTGGCGGTCGACGTGAGCGCCCCGGTGCGGCTCGACGTCTCGGGCCTGCTCCTCACCGCCGACGGCAAAGTGCGCTCGGACGACGACTTCATCTTCTACAACCAGCCCTCGGGCCCCGGCGTGACGTACACCTCCGGCGGAGGCACGGCGCCCGACGCGGTCACCGTGGACACGGGTGCCGTCCCGGCCGCGATCGAGAAGATCGTCGTCACCGCGAGCCCCGACGCGGCGGGCCAGACCTTCCAGGGCATCGAACCGACCGCGACCGTGCGGGACGCGGACAGCGGCGCGGTCCTCGCGACCTTCACGCCGCCCCGGCTCGGTGCCGAGACGGCCCTCGTCGTCGTCGAGGTGTACCGCAGGAACGGCGTGTGGAAGGCCCGCGCCGTGGGCCAGGGCTACGCGAACGGGCTGGCCGGGATCGCGACGGACTTCGGCGTGAGCGTGGAGGAGGAGCCGCAGGCGGCCCCGGCGGCACCCCAGGCCCCCGCCCCGCCGAGCGCGCCCGCCGCGTCGCGCGCCCCCTCGGCGCCGAGCGCACCCTCCGCCCCCGTGGCGGCCCCGGCGCCCTCGGCCCCCGCCGCCCCGCCCGCTCCCCCGGCCCCGCCCGCCCCCGGTGCCGGGAAGATCAACCTGGACAAGGGCCGGGTGAGCCTCCAGAAGAACCAGACCGTCTCGCTCGTCAAGGGCGGCGCCCCGCTGCTCGCCAAGGTCAAGATGGGCCTCGGCTGGGAGCCCGCCTACCGGGGCAAGGACATCGACCTGGACGCCTCGGTCATCGCCTACGGCCCCCAGCGCGACCTGGTCGACGCCTGCTACTTCGGCAAGCTGTCGATCCTCGGCGGCGCCGTCAAGCACTCCGGGGACAACCTGACGGGCGAGGGCGCGGGCGACGACGAGGTGATCGTCGTGGACCTCGGCCGCATCCCGCAGGAGGTCACGGGCCTGGTCTTCACGGTGAACTCGTTCACCGGGCAGAAGTTCACGGAGGTCGCCAAGGCGTACTGCCGGCTCGTCGACGCGGCGACGAACGAGGAACTCGTCCGCTTCGACCTCACCAACGCCGAGGCGCGCACGGGCGTCATGATGGCGAAGCTCGTCCGCCAGTTCTCCGGCGAGTGGGACATGACGGCGATCGGCGAGTTCGCGAAGGCCCGTACGGTCCGCGAGATGGTGAAGCCGGCCGCGAAGGCGCTGTGA
- a CDS encoding low temperature requirement protein A yields MSPRHVVPGFSWHRPMGPREPAEEHRTATVLELFFDLCFVTAVAQAAAALEHEVTAGHTGHGVLGYALVFFAIWWAWMGFTWFASAYDTDDVPYRLLTLVQIAGALAVAAGARDALEHLDFTVITWGYVVMRLAGVAQWLRAAAGDPERRTTCLRYAAGILVVQLGWLGRLALPDDAGLWSFLVLVAAELAVPAWAERHAATTWHPHHIAERYGLFTLIVLGESITAAVATLRGLLDEHALGDLLPVGVGGLLTVFSLWWLYFLRTEPKRLGSLAAALRWGYGHYAVFASAAAVGAGFALAAEHAGHGEHSEAPDLTTAAVFTVPVAVYVLVVRLLQRDPEPPGLLDGLWGAGVLAVLAVTFAPSPVLATGLVLAALVVAVVAVTHRRARAAAVRGGA; encoded by the coding sequence ATGTCGCCCCGTCACGTCGTCCCCGGCTTCTCCTGGCACCGCCCCATGGGCCCCAGGGAGCCCGCCGAGGAGCACCGCACAGCGACCGTTCTGGAACTCTTCTTCGACCTGTGCTTCGTCACCGCCGTCGCGCAGGCCGCCGCCGCGCTCGAACACGAGGTCACGGCCGGGCACACCGGGCACGGCGTGCTCGGCTACGCGCTCGTCTTCTTCGCGATCTGGTGGGCGTGGATGGGCTTCACCTGGTTCGCCTCCGCGTACGACACCGACGACGTGCCCTACCGCCTCCTGACGCTCGTGCAGATCGCCGGGGCGCTCGCGGTCGCCGCCGGGGCGCGCGACGCGCTCGAACACCTCGACTTCACCGTCATCACCTGGGGCTACGTCGTGATGCGGCTCGCCGGGGTCGCGCAGTGGCTGCGGGCCGCCGCCGGGGACCCCGAGCGGCGCACGACGTGCCTGCGGTACGCGGCGGGCATCCTCGTGGTGCAACTCGGCTGGCTGGGACGGCTCGCGCTGCCCGACGACGCCGGACTGTGGTCCTTCCTCGTCCTGGTCGCCGCCGAACTCGCCGTCCCCGCCTGGGCCGAGCGGCACGCGGCGACGACCTGGCACCCGCACCACATCGCCGAACGCTACGGCCTCTTCACCCTCATCGTGCTCGGCGAGTCGATCACCGCCGCCGTCGCGACGCTGCGCGGCCTCCTCGACGAGCACGCCCTCGGCGACCTGCTCCCGGTCGGTGTCGGCGGCCTGCTCACCGTCTTCTCGCTGTGGTGGCTCTACTTCCTGCGCACCGAGCCGAAGCGCCTCGGCAGTCTCGCCGCCGCGCTGCGCTGGGGCTACGGGCACTACGCGGTCTTCGCTTCGGCAGCCGCGGTCGGCGCCGGTTTCGCGCTCGCCGCCGAGCACGCCGGGCACGGGGAGCACTCCGAGGCCCCGGACCTCACGACGGCGGCCGTCTTCACCGTCCCGGTCGCCGTCTACGTCCTCGTCGTCCGGCTGTTGCAGCGCGACCCGGAGCCGCCGGGGCTGCTCGACGGGCTGTGGGGCGCGGGCGTCCTCGCGGTGCTCGCGGTCACCTTCGCCCCCTCGCCCGTCCTCGCGACCGGGCTCGTGCTCGCGGCGCTCGTCGTGGCGGTCGTCGCGGTGACGCACCGCCGGGCGCGCGCGGCGGCGGTACGGGGAGGGGCCTGA
- a CDS encoding zinc-dependent alcohol dehydrogenase family protein, giving the protein MKAAVIESVGNAVVTEVPDPTPGPRQVVVEVAACGLCGTDLHILQGEFAPTLPVVPGHEFAGTVVALGSEVTELRTGDRVAVDPSLYCYECRYCRTGHNNLCERWAAIGVTTTGGAAEYAVAPVANCVKLPDHVRTRDAALIEPLSCAVRGYDVLKSQLGAHVLIYGSGTMGLMMLELAKRTGAVSVDVVDLNEERLKTAAHLGCSATATTPDALERPGGWELVIDATGNAAAIQDGLGRVAKAGTFLQFGVADYATTATIEPYRIYNQEITITGSMAVLHSYERAAELFATGILDPEVFISDRLPLSAYPQALERFASGVGRKIVVEPTAG; this is encoded by the coding sequence GTGAAGGCAGCCGTCATCGAGTCCGTCGGGAACGCCGTCGTCACGGAGGTCCCCGACCCCACCCCGGGGCCGCGCCAGGTCGTCGTGGAGGTCGCGGCGTGCGGCCTGTGCGGAACGGATCTGCACATCCTCCAGGGCGAGTTCGCGCCGACGCTGCCGGTCGTGCCGGGCCACGAGTTCGCGGGCACGGTCGTGGCGCTCGGCTCCGAGGTCACGGAGCTGCGCACGGGCGACCGGGTCGCCGTGGACCCCTCCCTGTACTGCTACGAGTGCCGCTACTGCCGCACGGGGCACAACAACCTGTGCGAGCGGTGGGCCGCGATCGGCGTCACGACGACGGGCGGCGCCGCCGAGTACGCCGTCGCGCCCGTCGCCAACTGCGTCAAGCTGCCCGACCACGTCCGCACGCGGGACGCCGCGCTCATCGAGCCGCTGTCCTGCGCGGTGCGCGGCTACGACGTCCTCAAGTCCCAGCTCGGCGCGCACGTCCTGATCTACGGCTCGGGGACGATGGGCCTCATGATGCTGGAACTCGCCAAGCGGACCGGTGCCGTCTCGGTGGACGTCGTCGACCTCAACGAGGAGCGCCTCAAGACCGCCGCGCACCTCGGCTGCTCCGCGACGGCGACCACGCCCGACGCCCTGGAGCGGCCCGGCGGCTGGGAGCTGGTGATCGACGCGACGGGCAACGCGGCGGCGATCCAGGACGGCCTGGGCCGCGTCGCCAAGGCGGGCACGTTCCTCCAGTTCGGGGTCGCCGACTACGCGACGACGGCGACGATCGAGCCGTACCGGATCTACAACCAGGAGATCACCATCACGGGCTCGATGGCGGTCCTGCACAGCTACGAGCGCGCGGCGGAACTCTTCGCGACGGGCATCCTGGACCCGGAGGTCTTCATCAGCGACCGGCTCCCGCTGAGCGCCTACCCGCAGGCGCTGGAGCGGTTCGCCTCGGGCGTCGGCCGGAAGATCGTGGTGGAGCCGACGGCGGGCTGA
- a CDS encoding carbohydrate ABC transporter permease, which yields MSTATADLPRTRPAAAPARAPRGPRRRGTALGLLAWVLGILAFLPIAWMVLTSFHSEPDAAKNPPALGASLTLDAYRDFFGSGGGASPWPALLNSAVASLASTLLVLVLALPAAYALSLRPVRKWTDVLFFFLSTKMLPVVAGLLPIYLFAKNTGFLDNIWLLVILYTSMNLPIAVWMMQSFLAEVPTALIEAAQLDGARLPTILARVVAPIALPGIAATSLICFIFSWNELLFARVLSGVVAETAPVFLTGFITSQGLFLAKVCAASLVISLPVLAAGFAAQDKLVQGLSLGAVK from the coding sequence ATGAGCACCGCCACCGCTGACCTGCCCCGTACGCGCCCCGCCGCCGCGCCCGCACGCGCCCCGCGCGGCCCCCGCCGCCGCGGCACCGCGCTCGGACTGCTCGCCTGGGTCCTCGGCATCCTCGCCTTCCTGCCGATCGCGTGGATGGTCCTGACCTCCTTCCACTCCGAGCCCGACGCGGCGAAGAACCCGCCCGCGCTCGGCGCCTCGCTCACCCTCGACGCCTACCGCGACTTCTTCGGCAGCGGCGGCGGCGCGAGCCCCTGGCCCGCCCTGCTCAACTCGGCGGTCGCCTCGCTCGCCTCGACGCTGCTCGTCCTCGTCCTCGCGCTGCCCGCCGCGTACGCGCTGTCGCTGCGGCCCGTGCGCAAGTGGACGGACGTGCTGTTCTTCTTCCTGTCCACGAAGATGCTCCCCGTCGTCGCCGGGCTGCTCCCCATCTACCTCTTCGCGAAGAACACGGGCTTCCTCGACAACATCTGGCTGCTCGTCATCCTCTACACGTCGATGAACCTGCCGATCGCGGTGTGGATGATGCAGTCCTTCCTCGCCGAGGTCCCGACGGCGCTCATCGAGGCCGCGCAGCTCGACGGGGCGCGCCTGCCGACGATCCTCGCCCGCGTCGTCGCCCCGATCGCGCTCCCCGGGATCGCGGCGACGTCGCTCATCTGCTTCATCTTCAGCTGGAACGAACTCCTCTTCGCACGGGTGCTCTCCGGTGTCGTCGCCGAGACCGCGCCCGTCTTCCTGACCGGCTTCATCACGAGCCAGGGCCTGTTCCTGGCGAAGGTGTGCGCCGCGTCGCTCGTCATCTCCCTGCCGGTGCTCGCCGCGGGGTTCGCCGCCCAGGACAAACTCGTCCAGGGCCTGTCGCTGGGAGCCGTCAAGTGA
- a CDS encoding carbohydrate ABC transporter permease: MTTATATPPATAPDRSGAAAARSRLRAWATRAPLLPALIFMIVVTQLPFVATLVISLFDWNALYPDARSFTWFSNYGDVLSDPDLRKSVLTTIVLTVSVVLVSLVLGLCLALLLDRKFPGRGLVRTLLIAPFLLVPVAAALLWKHVLFNPEYGLFNGLLHWVGGDSAPQPDWVSNTPLIAVEASLVWQWTPFMMLILLAGLQSRSPELIEAARMDGAGAWQIFRHLTLPHLRRYLELGALLGSIYIVQNFDAVFTLTSGGLGTANLPYTVYQTFYQAHENGLASAAGVLVVIGSLILATFVLRVVSSLFREEVGRS; the protein is encoded by the coding sequence ATGACGACCGCCACCGCGACACCCCCCGCCACCGCCCCGGACCGGAGCGGAGCGGCCGCCGCGCGCTCCCGCCTGCGCGCGTGGGCGACGCGCGCCCCGCTCCTGCCGGCCCTGATCTTCATGATCGTCGTGACGCAGCTCCCGTTCGTCGCGACGCTCGTGATCTCGCTCTTCGACTGGAACGCGCTCTACCCGGACGCCCGCAGCTTCACGTGGTTCAGCAACTACGGCGATGTCCTGAGCGATCCCGACCTGCGCAAGTCCGTCCTCACGACGATCGTCCTGACCGTCTCCGTCGTCCTCGTGAGCCTCGTGCTCGGGCTGTGCCTCGCGCTGCTGCTCGACCGGAAGTTCCCGGGGCGTGGACTCGTCCGCACGCTCCTGATCGCACCGTTCCTGCTCGTCCCCGTCGCCGCCGCGCTGCTGTGGAAGCACGTGCTGTTCAACCCGGAGTACGGGCTCTTCAACGGCCTGCTGCACTGGGTCGGCGGCGACAGCGCCCCACAGCCGGACTGGGTGTCCAACACGCCCCTCATCGCCGTCGAGGCGAGCCTCGTGTGGCAGTGGACGCCGTTCATGATGCTCATCCTGCTCGCGGGGCTCCAGAGCCGTTCGCCCGAACTCATCGAGGCCGCGCGCATGGACGGCGCGGGGGCCTGGCAGATCTTCCGGCACCTGACGCTGCCGCACCTGCGCCGCTACCTGGAACTCGGCGCGCTGCTCGGCTCGATCTACATCGTGCAGAACTTCGACGCCGTGTTCACGCTCACCTCCGGCGGCCTCGGCACGGCGAACCTGCCGTACACCGTCTACCAGACCTTCTACCAGGCGCACGAGAACGGGCTCGCCTCGGCGGCCGGGGTCCTCGTCGTCATCGGTTCGCTCATCCTCGCGACCTTCGTCCTGCGGGTCGTCTCGTCGCTCTTCCGTGAGGAGGTGGGCCGGTCATGA
- a CDS encoding ABC transporter substrate-binding protein — translation MRLPSRRRPPGTPGKHPRRALALLATSTLLLSGCWAGAGGAGSGGDAINVLMVNNPQMVELQKLTKAHFTKETGIKVNFTVLPENDVRDKISQDFANQAGQYDVATLSNYEIPIYARNGWLHDLDDYVAKSPSFDQDDILAPMRDSLTGDDGKLYGEPFYGESSMLMYRKDVLAAKGLKMPAYPTWQQVADIAAKVDGAKPGMRGICLRGLPGWGELIAPLTTVVNTFGGTWFAKDWSARLGDKEFREAAKFYVDLVREHGESGAAQSGFAECLNNLTQGKTAMWYDATSGAGSLEAAKSPVKGKIGYAPAPVVNTKSSGWLYTWAFGLQKASRNADKGWKFMEWATGKEYESLVGKTYGWANVPAGKRASTYDLPAYRKEAGAFADVTRDAIAAAKPRDPGVQPRPAPGIQFVGIPEFTDLGTKVSQELSSAIAGRKSVDAALDASQKLAAEVSKEYEGR, via the coding sequence ATGCGCCTTCCGAGCCGCCGCAGGCCACCCGGAACCCCCGGGAAACACCCCCGCCGCGCCCTCGCCCTCCTCGCCACGAGCACCCTGCTCCTCAGCGGCTGCTGGGCGGGCGCGGGCGGCGCGGGGTCCGGCGGGGACGCGATCAACGTCCTCATGGTCAACAACCCGCAGATGGTCGAGCTCCAGAAGCTCACGAAGGCGCACTTCACCAAGGAGACCGGCATCAAGGTGAACTTCACCGTGCTGCCGGAGAACGACGTGCGCGACAAGATCAGCCAGGACTTCGCCAACCAGGCGGGCCAGTACGACGTCGCGACGCTCTCCAACTACGAGATCCCGATCTACGCCCGCAACGGCTGGCTCCACGACCTCGACGACTACGTCGCCAAGTCCCCCTCGTTCGACCAGGACGACATCCTCGCGCCGATGCGCGACTCGCTCACGGGCGACGACGGGAAGCTGTACGGGGAGCCGTTCTACGGCGAGTCGTCGATGCTCATGTACCGCAAGGACGTTCTCGCGGCGAAGGGCCTGAAGATGCCCGCGTACCCGACGTGGCAGCAGGTCGCGGACATCGCGGCGAAGGTCGACGGCGCGAAGCCGGGGATGCGCGGGATCTGCCTGCGCGGGCTGCCGGGCTGGGGCGAGCTGATCGCGCCGCTGACGACGGTCGTCAACACCTTCGGCGGCACGTGGTTCGCGAAGGACTGGTCGGCCCGGCTCGGCGACAAGGAGTTCCGCGAGGCGGCGAAGTTCTACGTCGACCTCGTGCGCGAGCACGGCGAGTCGGGCGCGGCGCAGTCCGGTTTTGCCGAGTGCCTCAACAACCTGACGCAGGGCAAGACGGCCATGTGGTACGACGCGACCTCGGGCGCGGGCTCGCTCGAAGCGGCGAAGTCCCCGGTCAAGGGCAAGATCGGCTACGCGCCCGCGCCGGTCGTGAACACGAAGTCGTCGGGCTGGCTCTACACGTGGGCCTTCGGCCTCCAGAAGGCGTCCAGGAACGCCGACAAGGGCTGGAAGTTCATGGAGTGGGCGACCGGCAAGGAGTACGAGTCGCTCGTCGGCAAGACGTACGGCTGGGCGAACGTCCCGGCGGGCAAGCGCGCCTCCACGTACGACCTGCCCGCGTACCGGAAGGAGGCCGGCGCGTTCGCGGACGTCACGCGCGACGCGATCGCGGCGGCCAAGCCCCGCGACCCGGGCGTCCAGCCGCGTCCCGCGCCCGGCATCCAGTTCGTCGGCATCCCCGAGTTCACGGACCTCGGCACGAAGGTCTCGCAGGAACTCAGCTCGGCGATAGCGGGCCGCAAGTCCGTGGACGCCGCGCTCGACGCGTCGCAGAAACTCGCCGCCGAGGTGTCGAAGGAGTACGAGGGACGATGA
- a CDS encoding DeoR/GlpR family DNA-binding transcription regulator: protein MTALHHGADTPQPDTPRPGTARPGTPRAGTRQPDAPRADAPRPGTPAPDRLGAPERQREIVRAAREGGSVEVNALARRLGVAKETVRRDLQALEDHGLVRRTHGGAYPVESSGFETTLAYRTTMHVPEKRAIARAAAGLLHDAETVFVDEGFTPQLIAEALPRERPLTVVTASLSTAGALAADPHMTVLLLGGRVRAGTLATVEHWATRMLSGFVLDLAFIGANGISREHGLTTPDPAVAEVKRQAVRAARRRVFAGVHTKFGAAGFCRFAAIPDLDTIVTSARLPAAEAHRYAQLGPQVLRV from the coding sequence ATGACGGCGCTCCACCACGGGGCCGACACCCCACAGCCGGACACCCCACGGCCCGGCACCGCACGGCCCGGCACCCCCCGAGCCGGCACCCGGCAGCCCGATGCCCCCCGAGCCGACGCCCCCCGGCCCGGAACACCGGCTCCGGACCGGCTCGGGGCCCCCGAGCGGCAGCGCGAGATCGTGCGCGCGGCCCGCGAGGGCGGCTCGGTCGAGGTGAACGCGCTGGCGAGGCGCCTGGGAGTGGCCAAGGAGACGGTCCGCAGGGACCTCCAGGCGCTGGAGGACCACGGTCTCGTGCGCCGTACGCACGGCGGCGCGTACCCCGTCGAGAGTTCCGGGTTCGAGACGACGCTCGCCTACCGCACCACGATGCACGTCCCCGAGAAGCGCGCCATCGCCCGTGCCGCCGCCGGGCTGCTGCACGACGCGGAGACGGTCTTCGTCGACGAGGGCTTCACCCCTCAGCTCATCGCCGAGGCCCTTCCCCGCGAACGCCCGCTCACCGTCGTCACGGCCTCGCTCTCGACGGCGGGAGCGCTCGCCGCCGACCCGCACATGACCGTGCTGCTCCTCGGCGGCCGGGTGCGGGCGGGGACACTCGCGACGGTGGAGCACTGGGCGACCAGGATGCTCTCCGGCTTCGTGCTCGACCTCGCGTTCATCGGCGCCAACGGCATCTCGCGCGAGCACGGCCTCACCACGCCGGACCCGGCCGTCGCCGAGGTGAAGCGGCAGGCGGTACGGGCCGCCAGGCGGCGCGTCTTCGCGGGCGTGCACACGAAGTTCGGGGCCGCCGGGTTCTGCCGCTTCGCCGCGATCCCCGACCTCGACACCATCGTCACGAGCGCCCGCCTCCCCGCCGCGGAGGCCCACCGCTACGCCCAGCTCGGCCCCCAGGTCCTCCGCGTCTGA
- a CDS encoding peptidoglycan D,D-transpeptidase FtsI family protein, giving the protein MNRTIRNTSVFVLLLVLALLARATWVQFYEAPALSSDEDNHRTVMARYADPLGDIVVGGSAVTGSRETDSGDLRYARTYEDGPLYAPVTGYTSQVYGQTMLEGVYKDLLDGSDTRLQSPVDALTRSRAKPGDVVTTIDPAVQKAGYEALGNKKGAALALDPATGRILGMVSTPSYDPSKITGSDDGAVWKALLADPDKPTVNRALRQPLPPGSTFKLVVAAAALEDGLYASVDARTDSPDPYHLPLSTKDLTNESASAPCENASIRVALQYSCNTVFGKMAADLGQDKVRAMAEKFGFNTDDQDVPVRAYPSVYPKGMDKAQTALSGIGQFDVTATPLQMAEVSAALANGGQLATPYLVDRTTNGDGDVLSTHGDTRTTRIVSADTARQLRSAMETVVAKGTGTNAAIPGATVGAKTGTAQHGENNSATPYAWFTSYAKGADGKQVAVAVMVEDSDAARAEVSGNGLAGPVAKAMMTAALGKGAGSA; this is encoded by the coding sequence ATGAACAGGACGATCAGGAACACCTCGGTCTTCGTGCTGCTCCTCGTACTGGCCCTCCTCGCGCGGGCGACGTGGGTGCAGTTCTACGAAGCCCCCGCGCTCTCCTCCGACGAGGACAACCACCGCACGGTCATGGCGCGCTACGCCGACCCGCTCGGTGACATCGTCGTGGGCGGGAGCGCCGTGACCGGTTCGCGCGAGACCGACAGCGGGGATCTGCGCTACGCGCGCACGTACGAGGACGGGCCGCTCTACGCGCCCGTGACGGGCTACACCTCGCAGGTGTACGGGCAGACGATGCTGGAGGGCGTCTACAAGGACCTGCTGGACGGCTCCGACACGCGCCTCCAGAGCCCCGTGGACGCGCTCACGCGCAGCCGCGCGAAGCCGGGTGACGTGGTCACGACGATCGATCCGGCGGTGCAGAAGGCCGGGTACGAGGCGCTCGGGAACAAGAAGGGCGCCGCGCTCGCGCTCGACCCGGCGACGGGCAGAATCCTCGGCATGGTCTCGACGCCCTCGTACGACCCGTCGAAGATCACGGGGAGTGACGACGGCGCGGTGTGGAAGGCGCTCCTCGCCGACCCGGACAAGCCCACTGTGAACCGGGCGCTGCGCCAGCCCCTGCCACCCGGCTCGACGTTCAAGCTCGTCGTCGCGGCGGCGGCCCTGGAGGACGGTCTCTACGCCTCCGTGGACGCGCGCACGGACAGCCCCGACCCGTACCACCTGCCCCTGTCCACCAAGGACCTCACCAACGAGTCGGCCTCCGCGCCCTGCGAGAACGCCTCGATACGCGTCGCGCTCCAGTACTCGTGCAACACCGTCTTCGGGAAGATGGCCGCCGACCTCGGGCAGGACAAGGTCCGGGCGATGGCCGAGAAGTTCGGCTTCAACACGGACGACCAGGACGTGCCCGTACGGGCCTACCCGAGCGTGTACCCGAAGGGCATGGACAAGGCGCAGACGGCGCTCTCGGGGATCGGGCAGTTCGACGTCACCGCGACGCCGCTCCAGATGGCGGAGGTCTCGGCGGCGCTCGCCAACGGCGGCCAGCTCGCGACGCCGTACCTCGTCGACCGCACGACGAACGGCGACGGGGACGTGCTGAGCACCCACGGAGACACGAGGACGACCCGCATCGTGAGCGCGGACACCGCACGGCAGTTGCGCTCCGCCATGGAGACGGTGGTCGCGAAGGGCACGGGCACCAACGCGGCGATACCCGGCGCCACGGTCGGCGCGAAGACCGGTACGGCCCAGCACGGCGAGAACAACAGCGCGACGCCGTACGCCTGGTTCACCTCCTACGCGAAGGGCGCGGACGGCAAGCAGGTCGCGGTCGCCGTCATGGTCGAGGACTCGGACGCGGCGCGCGCGGAGGTGAGCGGCAACGGCCTGGCGGGCCCGGTCGCGAAGGCGATGATGACGGCGGCGCTGGGGAAGGGGGCCGGGTCTGCGTGA